TCGACATGGATCGCCCGCTGATGGAGGTGCGCCCGATCCCCGAACTGGCGGACAGCGCGGCCTTTGCCACGATTACGCCGCGCCATGTGCTGTCGCATCGCACCGGCCTGCCCAACTGGCGCTGGTTCGATCCACGGCCCGAGGGGCTCGATGTGCCGCGCGGGCAGCTCTATCTGCGGCAGGAGCCCGGCACCTTCGGCTATTCGGGCGAGGGCTTTCGCTATCTCGCCGAGACGATCGCTGCAACGACGGGGCATGATCTGTTCAACCTCGATGCGCTGTTCCAATATCAGGTGGCGCAGCCGCTGGGGCTCCAGCCGATGAGCTTTGTCGCCACCCCCGAAGTGTCGCGGCACAAGGTGGCGGGGCACAAGGATGGGGCGCGCAACATCAAGGCGTGGCCGCAAACCTTTCCCGACGACCAGCCGCAGACCTTTGGCGCGGCGGGACGGCTCCATGCCAATGCGCCGCTCTATGCGCGCTTCCTGATCGCGCTGATGGAGGGTGAAGGGCTGAGCGAGGACGCGCATGAGGCGATGTTCACCTCGGCGGTGACCATCGCCGAAGACGATCCGGGACGGCTCGCCGGGGGCGAGGTCGGCTGGACCATGGGGCTGTCGATCAAGGACGGGCCCGGCGGGCGCCATTTCGCGCATGGCGGCAACAATGGCGACTTCCAGTCGGGCTTCGCCATCTGGCCCGCGACGCGCTCGGGCTATGTGTTCGTGACCAATTCGGACAAGGGAGAGGCGTTCGAGGCGGCGTTGCAGGACCTGCTGTTCGCCGATTGAGCGCGCTCATTTGCAAGCGTTGGACATGAAAAAAGCCGGGGCGCGAACCCCGGCCTTTCTCGTTGGTGGCAGCGTTGCCTAGAGGTCGAGCAGGTCGACTTCCTCGGCGGTCATGCGGACCGCGTCGGGGCGCAGCGCCTTCACCTCGTCCCAGAACTCGTCGGCCTGGCCGACGATGATCAGGCTGAGCTGATCGGGGTTGGCGACCGTTCCGAAGACCTGCCCCGGCGTGGTGCCGTCGGCCGCGTTGATGCGGTTGACGAAGTCGAGTTCGCGTTCGACGTCGATGCCGTCGAGCAGCGCGCCGGCGATCAGCGAGCTGTAGCCGTTGCTGCTCTCGGTGCGGCGGGCAAAGCTGCCCGTCTGGACGACGCGGCGCTCGTCGATCTCGCTCGCCGGGATGCCGTTATCGGCGATATCCTCGAAGTTGGCGATGAGCGCGGCAGCGACCTCGTCGGCGGTGGCATTGGCGGTCTGCACCGTGGCGAGCGTATAGCCCGTCTGGCTGGTGAAGCCGGTCTGTGAATAAGCGCCATAGGCGAGCGCCTTTTCCCCGCGAATGTCCATGAACAGACGCGAGGAAGACGTGCCGCCGAGCGCGTCATTGGCGAGGATCATGTCGATGACGCGCGGATCGTCGGCGCGCACGCCAGGCGCGAGCGCGAAGACGGCGGCCTGCTGGGTCGGCAGGTCGACGACGATGGTCTTGCCCTTGGCCTCGTGGGTCGAGGGGCGGCTTTGCGGGCGTGCGACGCTGCCATCGTCGGTCCAGTCGCCGAACAGGCTGTTGGCGATGCGCGTGGCCTCGTCGAGGTCGAGCCCGCCGGTCATTACGATCGAGGCGTGCGAGGGGCGCAGATAGGCGCGGTGGAAGGCGAGCAGATCGTCGCGGCCCATCCCCTCGATCATTTCGGTCGGACCCCAGCTCGGCAGGTCGAGCGGCCCATCGGCGAACAGCACCGGGAAGGCCATCATCCCCGCCAGCCCCGCTGCGGAGGCGCGCTGGCGCTGGATATTGTCGACGATCTGGGTCTTTTCACGCGCGACGACGTCGGCGGGATAAGCGGCATTGTCGAGGATGTCGCGCAGGATGTCGCCCGCCGCCTCGATGTTGGCTGCCGGCGCGCGCACGGCGAGCGTGGTGCCGTCGGACGAGGCGCTGCCCGACAGGCTGGCCCCGAGGCGTTCGAGCATGGCCGCGATCTCGGCCTCGCTGCGGGTCTCGGTGCCCTTCTCGATGGCGGCGATGGCAAGGTCGGCGCGGCCGATCTTGTCGGCCGGGTCGGTGTTGTTGCCGCCGGCGAAGACGAGGCTCATGCTGGCGAGCGGCACGTCACCCGTCTTGGCGTGATAGAGGGTCATGCCGTTGGCGAGCGTGACGGTGTTGAGCGCGGGCGCGGCCACGGCAGGCACGTCGAGCTGCGCGGGCATGGCCATCCGGTCGGCCTCGGCCGCCAGTTCGAGCGCGGGCCGGGTCGCGGCGGGCACGGTGGCAAAGGTCGGCATGGGCGCGGGGTTCTTCCAGCTTTCCCAATCGTCGGGACCCTTTTCCACGATCATCTCGACGCGGTTGGTGGTGCCGAGATACTGGCGCGCGACGCGCAGCACGTCATCGGCGGTCACCGCGAGCACGCCTTCGAGGCGGGCATTGGCCTCGTCGACCGATCCGTTGGTGTAATAAGCTTCGCCCAGCGCATTGGCGCGCCCGACGATGCCCTCGCGCTGCGCCAGGTTGGAGGCGAGGATCTCGTTCTTCGCTTCCTCAAGCGTGGCGGCGTCGACCGGGCCCGAGAGCAGCTGGGCGAGCGCGGTGTCGATCGCGGCGAAGGCGGTGCTGGTCTCGGTGCCCGTGGCGAGGTCGGCCTGGACGATGAAGGCGCTCTGTTCGGCGCCCTCGAAGGAGAAGGCATAGCCGTTGCTCGCCAGCCCCGAGCGGATCAGTCGCTCGTTCAATAGCGAATTGTCGCCGCCCGACATGATCTGCTGGATAACCTGGAGCGCGGCCATGTCGGGATGGTCGGCGGGGACGGTCTGATAGCCGAGCGCGACCTGCGGCAGGTTGGCGCCGGGCGAGGTCACGACGATCTGACGACGCTCGGTGATCGGGGTCTCTCGCTGCTGGATGTCGAGGCTGAGCTGATTTTCGCGCGGCGCGATGTCGGCGAAATGCTTCTCGGCGAGGCGGAACATCTCATCGGTGTCGAAATTGCCGGAGACGATGATCATCGCCGTGTCGGGACCATAATAGGCCTCGTGGAAGGCGAGCACGTCGGCATAGGTGGCGCGGTCGAGGTCTTCCATCGTGCCGATCGGCAGGCGGCGCATCGGCGAGGAGGTGAAGATGTTGTCGATGAGCGCGAGGAGCCCGCGGCCATAAGGCGGGGCGAGATAGCGCATGCGCATCTCTTCCTTCACGATGTCGCGCTGGCGCTCGAACTCGGCCTCGCTGATCACCGGGCGGGCGAGGCGCTCGGATTGCAGCCACAGCGCGCGGTCGAGCTCGCTGGCGGGGAGCACCTCATAATAGTTGGTGCGGTCAAAGCCGGTCGAGGCGTTGTAATAGCCGCCCGCGAGCGAGACATATTTGGCGGTGTCGCCCTGCGGCATGTTGACCGTTTGGTCGCCGAGGAGATGTTCGAACAGGTGAGCAAAGCCCGACTTGCCGTCGGGATCGTGCTTGGCGCCGACGTCGAACCACATGGACACGAAGATGTTGGGGGTCGAATTGTCAGGGAGCGCGATGACGGTCAGGCCGTTGTCGAGCACGCGCTTTTCATAGTCGATGGCGGGCACTTCGATGGCGGCGGCGTCCTGCGCCTGCGCCTGCGACCCGAGCGGCAGCGCCACGGCGGCGAGCGCGGCCCCGGCGAGAAGGATGGTTTTCACGATGTTACTCTCCCGATGGAATGATCGTTGCGAATTCGTCTCCACGCTAGAGGCGTGGCCGCGAGCCGCCATCGCCGTTTCGACAGGCGACATGATTCCTTCGCCCTAGATCGGGCAAGGAACCTTGCCGCCTCCTGCCGACTTGGTGGAGGGCCGCTCGTCCATGTCGGAGAAAAGCAGGTAAACGGCAGGAAGCCAATGGAAAATATCGGTGCCGACCTCGAAGAGATGAAGCGGGTGCCGCTGGAGCGCGCGCATGTCGACGCCATCGCCGCCATCGGCGAGACGCGCGATTATGAAGAAGGCGAGATGGTCGCCGAGGTGGGCGACCCGATGGATCGCTTCGTCTATGTGCTGACCGGCGAGATCGAGGTGGTCGATCCCTATTCGGGCGCGCGCATGCTCGAGAGCAGCCTGGGGCCGACGCAGTTCATGGGCGAATTGGCGTTTCTCAATGCCGGCAGCTTCACCCTGCCGATGCGCGCCGCCAAGCCGACCCGCACCCTCGAGGCGCCGCGCGAGGCGATGCTCGACCTGATGAGCAAGCGGCCCGAACTGTCCGATCATGTCATCGGCGTGTTCTCGGCGCGGCGCCGCAAGCAGTTCGAGGATCATCGCAGCGCGATCAAGCTGATCGGCGCCGACCAGGACAGCAAGGTGCAGGAGGTGGCGCGGTTCCTGTCACGCAACCGCATCCCCTTCCAGAGCTTCGATCTCGACAATCCCGAGGGCGAGGGCATCCAGCTGTGCCAGCTCGCCGATCACGAACCGGCGGTGATCTTCAACGAGGGCATGATCCTCGATGATCCCACGCCGCGCGCGGTGGCGCGTTTGTTGGGGCTCGACCTCAACGTGTGCGAACGCGCCGAGGTCGACCTGCTGATTGTCGGCGGCGGGCCCGCCGGGGTGGCGGCGGCGGTCTATGCGGGCGCCGAGGGATTGAAGGCGCTGGTCATCGAGGACCGGGCGATCGGCGGCCAGGCCGGCACGTCGAGCCGGATCGAGAATTACATGGGCTTTCCGACCGGCATCTCGGGCGCCGACCTCGTCTATCGCGGGCAGGTGCAGGCGATGAAGTTCGGCACGCGCTTCGTCATGCCGCGCCGGGTGGTGGAGCTGTGCCGCACCGAGGACGGGCGCTTTTGCGCGCGGCTCGACGATGATGGCGACGAAGTGTGCGCCCATGCGGTGCTGGTCGCGACCGGCGTACAATATCGCCGCCTGCCGCTGGAGAATTTACGCACGTTCGAGGGCGCGGGCGTCTATTATGCCGCCACCGAGATGGAGGCCCGCTTCTGCGCGGGCAAGATCGCCTATATCATCGGCGGCGGCAACAGCGCGGGCCAGGCGGCGATGTTCCTGTCGCGTCATGCGGCTTGCGTGAAACTGGTGGTGCGCGGCGACAGCCTGGCGGACAGCATGTCCTCTTATTTGCGCGACCGGCTCGAGGCCGACCCGGCGATCGAGATTCATTATGATTGCGAGATCAGCGCGCTGCACGGCGAGGAGCGGCTCGAGGAGGTCACGCGCGCCTGCGGCGACGAGGAATTGCGCGAGCCCTGCGGCGGGCTGTTCATCATGATCGGCGCCGCGCCCAACACCGACTGGCTGTCGGGCCTCGTCGAGCTCGACGAAAAGGGCTTCGTGAAAACCGGCGAGGCGGCGGGCAAGGCCTCGCCCTTCGAGACCAGCTGCGAGGGCATCTTCGCGGTGGGCGACGTGCGCGCGAGTTCGATCAAGCGGGTCGCCAGCGCGGTCGGCGAGGGATCGGTGGTGGTCAGCGCCATCTGGAGCCATGTCGCCGCGCGGCGCGAGGAATTGGGCGAGGATGCGCCCGGCGAGATGGAGGACTGAAGGCCCCTGCCCTAGCGCAGTTGGCTGTCCTTGGAGCCGCGGCGGTTGATGGTGGTGTGGCGGATATGCGCATCGCGGCCCGACTGGCACTCGACACAGGTGCGAACGCCGGGCAGCGCCTCGCGGCGGCGCGGCGGGATGGGCTCGCCGCATTCCTCGCACTCCTCGAGGCTTTCGCCCTGCGCGAGGCGCGCGCGGGCGGCCGCGACGGCATCGTTCACCGTGTCATCGATCTGATCCTGTACCGCGCCGTCGCGTGTCCATCCGCCTGCCATCACTGTCTCCTACCCTGCCCTAACGAACGGAAGCGGCGTTATTTTCCGGCCGCGGCGCTTGACTGGCACGGTGAAATCGCTAGGTAGCCCTTCGAAGCCGTCCTTCGGGGCGGTTTTCTCTGTCCGAGACAGCTGCTGACCGCATGGTCTTAATTTGCAGCCTAGACGGGGATGACGAGAGATTTGCGGACCAGCCATCTGCTGAGTGCCGCCTGTCGATCCCAACCCCAACGGACTTTTCGCTGCGTCGGCCTGGCCGGTGCGGCAACCGCTTTTGGCAATGGTGCGAAAAGCGGAACGATTGGGAGTATGGCATGGATCGTTCGCAAAAAGCCGATCTGGTTGCCGAGCTGAAGAGCGTCTTTGCGGAGACGGGTGTGGTGGTCGTGACTCGGAACAACGGGTTGTCGGTCTCGCAGTCGACTGAACTTCGCAACCAGATGCGCGACGCCGGTGCCCAGTTCAAGGTCGCGAAGAACCGCCTTGCCAAGATCGCGCTCGAGGGCAGCGACTACCAGCCGATCTCGGACTTGCTTCAGGGTCCGACCGCGCTGGCGACGTCGTCCGACCCCGTCGCGGCCGCGAAGATCGCGGTCAACTTCGCCAAGGACAACGAAGATTTCGAAATCCTCGGCGGGGCGATGGGGACCACCGTCCTCGACGTGAACGGCATCAAGGCCCTGGCCGAACTGCCCTCGCTCGACGAACTGCGTGGCACGCTGGTCGGCCTTATCCAGGCCCCGGCGACGAAGATCGCGCGGATCGCCAAGGAACCGGGCGGCATGCTCGCCCGCGTCCTGAGCGCCAAGGCTGCGGCCTAACTTTTAGGTTTGGTTCAAAAACAATAGATCGACAGGGCGGAATATCAGCGCCCTCTCAAATGGAGTGAATATAATGGCTGATCTGGAAAAGATTGTTGACCAGCTTTCGGAACTGACCGTTCTCGAAGCTGCCGAGCTCGCCAAGATGCTCGAAGACAAGTGGGGCGTGAGCGCCTCGGCCGCCGTCGCCGTTGCTGGCCCGGCCGCTGGTGGTGGCGAAGCCGCCGCTGAAGAAAAGGACGAGTTCGACGTGATCCTCACCGGCGACGGTGGCAAGAAGATCAACGTCATCAAGGAAGTCCGTGCCATCACCGGTCTCGGCCTCGGCGAAGCCAAGGCGCTCGTCGAAGGCGCCCCGAAGCCCCTCAAGGAAGGTGCTTCGAAGGCGGAAGCCGAAGAAATCAAGGGTAAGATCGAAGCCGCTGGCGGCACCGTCGAGCTCAAGTAAGCTCTTCGCGATCTTCCGAAGATTTTCGGAACAGGGAAAGGGCGGTCCTTCGGGGCCGCCCTTTTTCGTTGCCGCAAAGGAGCGCCCTGCCCCGGCTAGCGATAGCGACCAGCCGAGATGAACTCCTCGAAGCGCTCGCACCAGATCACGACGGTGTCATAATCCTCGATGTCGACGCCTTCGGGCAGGTCTAGCGCGAAGCCGTCGAAGCTCTTCACCGCGCCGATCCGCGCCGCTGCGTCCTTGACCGCGAGGAAGGCCGCCTCGTCCTCGACGAAGCCGTCGACGAGATAGACTTTATAGTCGGGCCCGGGCGCGAGTTCGCCTTGGAACGAGATACCGTCCGGCGACACGCTGATCTCACCCTCGCCCCAATGGAAGCGGTCGCTGCCCCCAAGGTCGCGGACAAGCGTGGCCCAGTAGGTGGCGGCGGCGGCCTTGCGTTCGAGCAGGGCTCTGTCGGGGGCGGCCTCGGCAGTGATGATGGGAAGCGTGTAGACGCCAGCCGCAAAGCCGATTGCGAGCGCGACGAGATGCGTGAGGGCGAGGAGAAGAAGACGTTTCATCCTGTGACTTTCATGAAAGAGTTCTGAGGGCCGGTTCGGCCCGAAGGCCAGGAAGGTTACAGTCCCCACCCCGCGGCGCCCCGACATTCGGCCATACCGACCTAGGTCCGCTTTCCGCCGCCCCCCCCTTTTTGTTAACTATGCGGCCGAGGTTGCGGGGCCTGTCGATCTTCCGGGTGGGGGCAAAGAGGAATAACCCGCCATGAAGCAACGCCTTGTCCTCACCGCCATCGCCGCCATCGGGCTTGCCGGACCATCGCTCGCGCAGGATGCCAATGGCATCGACAATCGCCCCGATATCGTCGACGCCGCCATCGCTGCCGGCAGTTTCGAAACGCTGGTCCAGCTGGTCAGCGAGAACAATCTCGTCGACCTCCTCCAGTCGAACGGCCCCTTCACCGTCTTCGCGCCGACCGACGACGCCTTTGCCGAGGCGCTCGGCAATGGCGAGGTGGACGATCAGGTCGCGACCGTGCTGGCCTATCATGTGGTGGCCGGGCGCTACCCCTCGGGCAAGGTGATCGCCGCGGCCAAGCGCAGCCCGGGCGGGATCGATCTCGAGACGCTGCAGGGCAACACGATAAACATCCGCCTCGCCAATGGCGCGGTGATCCTGACCGACCAGGATGGCGTCGAGCATGGGCTGGTGATCACCGATGTGAACAGCTCGAACGGCGTCATCCATGCCATCGACGGCGTGCTCGACCCGATCGCCGACTGAATAGCCAACCCTTTCCCCTGCCTGGGGCGTCCGGCGACGGACGCCCTTTTTTTTGCCGCCCCTACGGTGCGGGACACGATGCTCGGAAAATCGCTGGGCGCGCGTCCGGTTTTTATTGAACCGCAACCACTTGGCGCTAATCTGGAGCCATGTTCGGGGGTTCGCTTTTTCCATTCGCGGCGAGTTTTGCCGCGCTTTTTCTCATCGCCCTGATGCAGGTCGTCGGGATCGGCGAGCTCATGGGCGATGCGGATGCCGAGGTGGACGTCGAAGCCGAGGCGTCGGGCGGTGCCATTGCGGGGCTGCTGGCCTTCCTGGGGCTGGGCAAATTGCCGCTCCTGATGTGGCTGGCGCTCCTGCTGTTCCTCTTCTCGGGCATCGGTTTCAGCCTGCAACTCATATTGGACGAAATGGCCGGTTTCATGCTATCGCCGTTGCTGGCGGTAGCGGCGAGCCTGACGATCGCCCTGCCCCTCACCGGACGCCTGAGCGGCGCGTTCGCGCGCATCCTGCCGAGGGACGAAACCACCGCCATCGCCCGTGCCCAACTGGTGGGCAAGAGAGGCGAACTCGACATCGGAACGGCAAGCCGCGGCAATCCCGCCCGGGCCCGCATCACCGACTTTCACGGCCAGACGCACCACGTCATGGTCGAACCGCATGAAGATGGGGCCGCCATCCACGCTGGCGACGCGCTGCTGCTCGTCCGCCGCGAGGGCGACACCTTCTTTGCCATCACCGAGGCTGACCGCCGGCTCGGGCCGGTCGCCGACGCTTAAAGGGGAATAGTTATGCTTAGCAACGAAGTGATCCTGCCCGTCGTGTGGGGCGGCGGAGGCCTCCTCCTCCTCTTCATCTTCGGATGGATGATCGCCAAGCTCTACCTGCGCGCGACCAAGGAAGTCGCCTTCGTGCGCACCGGGTTCGGCGGGGAAAAGGTCGTGATGAACGGCGGCGCGATGGTGCTGCCGGTGCTGCACGAGACGATGCCCGTCAACATGAACACGGTGCGCCTCGCGGTCGAGCGCAAGAATGCCGATGCGCTGATCACGCTCGACCGCTTGCGGATCGACGTGAAGGCGGAATTCTATGTTCGCGTGCGGCCCGATGCGGGCTCGATCGCGATGGCGGCGCAGACGCTGGGCCAGCGCACCATGCAGCCCGAA
The nucleotide sequence above comes from Sphingomicrobium arenosum. Encoded proteins:
- a CDS encoding serine hydrolase domain-containing protein; this translates as MLRLLAGAAVLALAMPMSAAALAMPGGAIPAAGEMDRFIDAQLEALEMPGVSVALIEDGEIVYARQTGQADYWSDRVIDEKSIFEMGSLSKPVFAYFTLKLADQGVIDMDRPLMEVRPIPELADSAAFATITPRHVLSHRTGLPNWRWFDPRPEGLDVPRGQLYLRQEPGTFGYSGEGFRYLAETIAATTGHDLFNLDALFQYQVAQPLGLQPMSFVATPEVSRHKVAGHKDGARNIKAWPQTFPDDQPQTFGAAGRLHANAPLYARFLIALMEGEGLSEDAHEAMFTSAVTIAEDDPGRLAGGEVGWTMGLSIKDGPGGRHFAHGGNNGDFQSGFAIWPATRSGYVFVTNSDKGEAFEAALQDLLFAD
- a CDS encoding M16 family metallopeptidase, which codes for MKTILLAGAALAAVALPLGSQAQAQDAAAIEVPAIDYEKRVLDNGLTVIALPDNSTPNIFVSMWFDVGAKHDPDGKSGFAHLFEHLLGDQTVNMPQGDTAKYVSLAGGYYNASTGFDRTNYYEVLPASELDRALWLQSERLARPVISEAEFERQRDIVKEEMRMRYLAPPYGRGLLALIDNIFTSSPMRRLPIGTMEDLDRATYADVLAFHEAYYGPDTAMIIVSGNFDTDEMFRLAEKHFADIAPRENQLSLDIQQRETPITERRQIVVTSPGANLPQVALGYQTVPADHPDMAALQVIQQIMSGGDNSLLNERLIRSGLASNGYAFSFEGAEQSAFIVQADLATGTETSTAFAAIDTALAQLLSGPVDAATLEEAKNEILASNLAQREGIVGRANALGEAYYTNGSVDEANARLEGVLAVTADDVLRVARQYLGTTNRVEMIVEKGPDDWESWKNPAPMPTFATVPAATRPALELAAEADRMAMPAQLDVPAVAAPALNTVTLANGMTLYHAKTGDVPLASMSLVFAGGNNTDPADKIGRADLAIAAIEKGTETRSEAEIAAMLERLGASLSGSASSDGTTLAVRAPAANIEAAGDILRDILDNAAYPADVVAREKTQIVDNIQRQRASAAGLAGMMAFPVLFADGPLDLPSWGPTEMIEGMGRDDLLAFHRAYLRPSHASIVMTGGLDLDEATRIANSLFGDWTDDGSVARPQSRPSTHEAKGKTIVVDLPTQQAAVFALAPGVRADDPRVIDMILANDALGGTSSSRLFMDIRGEKALAYGAYSQTGFTSQTGYTLATVQTANATADEVAAALIANFEDIADNGIPASEIDERRVVQTGSFARRTESSNGYSSLIAGALLDGIDVERELDFVNRINAADGTTPGQVFGTVANPDQLSLIIVGQADEFWDEVKALRPDAVRMTAEEVDLLDL
- a CDS encoding FAD-dependent oxidoreductase, translated to MENIGADLEEMKRVPLERAHVDAIAAIGETRDYEEGEMVAEVGDPMDRFVYVLTGEIEVVDPYSGARMLESSLGPTQFMGELAFLNAGSFTLPMRAAKPTRTLEAPREAMLDLMSKRPELSDHVIGVFSARRRKQFEDHRSAIKLIGADQDSKVQEVARFLSRNRIPFQSFDLDNPEGEGIQLCQLADHEPAVIFNEGMILDDPTPRAVARLLGLDLNVCERAEVDLLIVGGGPAGVAAAVYAGAEGLKALVIEDRAIGGQAGTSSRIENYMGFPTGISGADLVYRGQVQAMKFGTRFVMPRRVVELCRTEDGRFCARLDDDGDEVCAHAVLVATGVQYRRLPLENLRTFEGAGVYYAATEMEARFCAGKIAYIIGGGNSAGQAAMFLSRHAACVKLVVRGDSLADSMSSYLRDRLEADPAIEIHYDCEISALHGEERLEEVTRACGDEELREPCGGLFIMIGAAPNTDWLSGLVELDEKGFVKTGEAAGKASPFETSCEGIFAVGDVRASSIKRVASAVGEGSVVVSAIWSHVAARREELGEDAPGEMED
- a CDS encoding DksA/TraR family C4-type zinc finger protein — encoded protein: MAGGWTRDGAVQDQIDDTVNDAVAAARARLAQGESLEECEECGEPIPPRRREALPGVRTCVECQSGRDAHIRHTTINRRGSKDSQLR
- the rplJ gene encoding 50S ribosomal protein L10; its protein translation is MDRSQKADLVAELKSVFAETGVVVVTRNNGLSVSQSTELRNQMRDAGAQFKVAKNRLAKIALEGSDYQPISDLLQGPTALATSSDPVAAAKIAVNFAKDNEDFEILGGAMGTTVLDVNGIKALAELPSLDELRGTLVGLIQAPATKIARIAKEPGGMLARVLSAKAAA
- the rplL gene encoding 50S ribosomal protein L7/L12: MADLEKIVDQLSELTVLEAAELAKMLEDKWGVSASAAVAVAGPAAGGGEAAAEEKDEFDVILTGDGGKKINVIKEVRAITGLGLGEAKALVEGAPKPLKEGASKAEAEEIKGKIEAAGGTVELK
- a CDS encoding DM13 domain-containing protein codes for the protein MKRLLLLALTHLVALAIGFAAGVYTLPIITAEAAPDRALLERKAAAATYWATLVRDLGGSDRFHWGEGEISVSPDGISFQGELAPGPDYKVYLVDGFVEDEAAFLAVKDAAARIGAVKSFDGFALDLPEGVDIEDYDTVVIWCERFEEFISAGRYR
- a CDS encoding fasciclin domain-containing protein yields the protein MKQRLVLTAIAAIGLAGPSLAQDANGIDNRPDIVDAAIAAGSFETLVQLVSENNLVDLLQSNGPFTVFAPTDDAFAEALGNGEVDDQVATVLAYHVVAGRYPSGKVIAAAKRSPGGIDLETLQGNTINIRLANGAVILTDQDGVEHGLVITDVNSSNGVIHAIDGVLDPIAD
- a CDS encoding OB-fold-containig protein, which produces MFGGSLFPFAASFAALFLIALMQVVGIGELMGDADAEVDVEAEASGGAIAGLLAFLGLGKLPLLMWLALLLFLFSGIGFSLQLILDEMAGFMLSPLLAVAASLTIALPLTGRLSGAFARILPRDETTAIARAQLVGKRGELDIGTASRGNPARARITDFHGQTHHVMVEPHEDGAAIHAGDALLLVRREGDTFFAITEADRRLGPVADA